The following nucleotide sequence is from Oceanivirga salmonicida.
ATTTACCATCTTTAGTTATATGTCCTACTATATAAAATGAAATGTCAAATTCCTTGGCAATTTCTATTAATTTCAAACTACATTCTCTTATTTGGCTCACACTAGCAGGCAATGAATTTATCTCTTCTGAGTATATAGTTTGTATAGAATCTATTACAACTACTTTGGGTTTTTGTTCCAAAATTATATCTTTTATATATTCTAATCTAGTCTCATTTAAAATCAATAATTTTTCTGAATTAACATTTATTCTATCTGCTCTTTCTTTTATTTGTCTTATTGATTCTTCTCCTGAAACATACAAAGTTTTATTTGAACTTGAATATTCATTTAATAAACTTAATAAAAAAGTAGATTTTCCTATACCAGGTGCTCCAGTTACTAAGACCACTTCTGCCTCAGTTAAACCACCACCTAATACTCTATCAAATTCACTATAATTAGTTTTTAATCTAAATTCTTTCTCTATTATAATATCTTTTAATAGTTTAGGATTTTTTTTAGAAGTTTTATCTATGATAATATTTTTCATAATTATTTCTTCTTCTATTGTCCCCCATGCATCACAATTAGGACATTTTCCTACCCATTTACTCGTTTTATACATACATTCATTACAAATATAGTTTATTTTATTTTTTGCCATTTATTTTTCTTACTTTTTTCTCCATCATTTCTTTAACATTATCAGTTACAAAGTGATTTAATTCACCTTTATTTATAGCAACTTCTTTAACAACACTTGAACTTAAATATAAATATTTTCTTGAAGCATTTAAAAATATAGTCTCAAATTTCTTTTTTGTTAATAATTCATTTGTCAAATTTATTTGAACTTCATATTCATAATCAGATACTGCTCTTAAGCCCCTAATAAGTAAATCTATGTTTTCTTTTTCTATTAGGTCAACTAATAAGCCATCAAATGCAATTATTTTTATATTTTTCAAATCAATATTTGCTTCTATTAAACTTCCTTTTATTTGTTCTATTCTCTCATCAACGCTAAACCAATAATTAGTTTTATTGGAATTATATAATACTGCTATAATAAGTTCATTTGTTAAATTTTTTGCTCTTTTTATTATATCTAAATGCCCTTTTGTTATAGGATCAAAACTTCCTGGATATATTGCTCTATTTATCATAAATACCCCAACTTTTCCATAGCTTTTTTAGCAGCTTCTTTTTCTGCTCTTTTTTTACTCTTGGCTACTCCTTCTGCTATAACTTCTTCATTTATACTTACATTAACCCTGAAAATCTTATTATGGTCAGGTCCACTAGTTTCTAACAAATTGTATTTAGGTGTTACTTTATGAACTGATTGTACATATTCTTGTAATTGCGTCTTATAATCTCCAACACCTTCTATTTCATCTAAATGATTTATTTTATCTTCTAAAAATCTAAGTGCAACTTCTCTTGTTACATAGTAGTCAGAATCTAAAAATATTGCTCCTATTAATGCTTCAAAAGCATCTCCTAATATAGAATTTCTTTTTCTACCCCCTGATAAATTTTCACCCTTACTTAAGTATAAATAAGTTCCTAATTCAATATCTTGTGATATTTTTGAAAAAACTGCTTCACTAATTATTTGACTTTTAATTTTAGATAAATCACCTTCATTAAGTTTTTTGAAATTATCAATTATATATTCCGTTGTTATTAAATTTAAAACAGAATCTCCTAAAAATTCTAATTTTTCATTATCTTTTTTATTCTCTGATATATTTTCATTAACATAAGATCTATGCACTAATGCTTGTTCTAATAAACTTATATCATTAAATTTATATTTTATTTTTTTCATTAATTTTTCTATTTTTTTCATTTCATACCTATTTTTCTAAATATTCCATTATGTCTTTTATAGTTTTAATTTTTTCAATTTTTTCTTTTTCTAATTCTACTTCAAATTTGTTTTCAATTTCCGATATTATTTCAGCCACATCCAATGAATCAGCCCCTAAATCTTCTATAAGACTTGTGTTTTCTTGTATTTCATTTTCATTAACATCTAATTGCTCTAAGATTATCTCTTTTATTTCTTCAAACATAAAAACCTCCCTTCTAAAATTATATCAATATATGGACTTTTTTTCAATCATAAGCCTTTATTTAAAAATATAACCAACTTGTCTATACCATAAAACTAAATCTAGTCTGTCCATACTTATTCCTATTTTCTTAGAATAGTCTCTCATTTTCTCTTCTATTTCTAAATATTTTTTATATGTCAGTGTATTAGGTATATCATCTATAACTTTTACTGCCTTTAACACCCTTAATATATGTCTATCTAATATAGCAATATTTTCACCCATACCTAGATTTCTAAGTACATGACTTGCTTCTTTTAAACCCATACCATTTACATTATCTACTAACCATTTTCTTATTTCAAAGATATCTTTACCGCTAGACATTATGACTTTTTTAGGATTTAATTCTCCATCAACAGTCATAAGTTCTCTTAACATTATTAATCTTTTTGCCTTAGTATTTTTAAATCTTATTGTGTTCAAATAATCAACTATTTCATCATATGAACCATTATATAAAAGTCTATTGTCATCTAATGTCTCAATAATTTTCCAAGCACTCAATGCTTTTGATTGCGGTGTAAGTATACAAAACGCTACTTCACAATAAAATTTTTCCGGTTCATAATTAAAACTAGCCTTATATGATGCTATTTTTTCATCTACGTCTTTTTTTATTTTTTCATTTATTTCTAAAATTTCTTCATTAAGTTTCATAATCAACTCCTAACAACAAAATTATACCATAAAAAAAGAGAGTAAACAACGATTGTTTACTCAAATTTTAAATTTAATTATTTAATTCATTAAAAGCCGGTGTTATAATTTTTTCAAGCCTATCTTTCAATAATTTCTTATAAAAATCTTTCTGCTGCTTATATATTATATCAATACCATTATATTGTTCTGGAATTTCATCTATCATCTTTAAAATTTTATCTATATTTTTTTGAATTTTAGGTTGATTTCTTAATATTGCTTTTTTTAAATAATTGTCCATTTTTTCATTTATTGATTTATTTTTATCATCTTTTCCAAAAGTTAATCTTGAAATAACCACTAACGGATTAATTTGTTTTCCATTAAATTCATAGGGTATTGTTGCCCCTTTTAAAATTGAATTAAATTTGATTTCATCATTTAGCATTATTTGAAACTTTTCTCTTTCTGTTTTATTAAAAAAAGAATTTCCATTATCATATATTGGTGCTAATGTATTTTTATCTTTATATTTTAATATTCCAAAATTCCCTAAATGTCTATCGTTATTAGAAATAAATGCATCTATAACCAACATATCAAAAAAACGTTCTTTTAAACCCTTAATTTTATTTAATTTTTCGTTATTATCAAAGATAAAACATAATTCTAAAATATTTATATATTCTGTCTTACCAGTTTTAAAACTTTCTCTTTCTAATTCTTTTTCATCTAAGTCATCATTATATATAAATTTTAATTCTACCAATTTAATATTTTCATCAGTAAAATCTTTGCATGCAACTACTAATTTATTATTTCTTATACCTAATTTTGTTTTATGAACTTCGTAACCCAATATTTCATAAATATGAGAACCTATGTATTCTGAAATCGCGTTTGTTGTGTATAATATATTAGTATTTTCATACGCTATATTTTTTTTAGGAAATTTCAAAATCCAATTTTCATTTTCAAAATATATACCTAATTTATTACCCGCATTGCCAGAATATGACATGCCATTTTTAACTATATCATCAAAATTTTTAATTTCCATACCAGCCCCCTAACTCAATACATTGTATTTATTTATAAGAGTTATATGTTGCTCATAACTTAATTTTCCTTTTCTTACATTAGTTAATGTATTACTTTCTAAAAAAAGAGCATTTTCTACCCATTCATCACTTAAATTTTGATATATTGCATCTCTTATAGAAATTTTTTTTGATTCATTATAAATTCTCTCTAATTTATTTATTAATTCTTGTGTTGTTTTAGGTAATTTAAAATTTATAATTATATCATCTCTTACTAACATTTAAAACACCTCTTTTTTATTATTGTACTTAAATTATACCATAAAAAAAGAGAGTAAACAACGATTGTTTACTCAAAATATTAATTTTTATTTAATCCTTTTATATTATCTACTTGCTCTTAGCATCCATAATAATTTTTCAGAATTAATTATGAACTCATCTATGATAGCAGAAGTTCCATAATCTTCTTCATCGTCTGCCAATACTTTTATTTCTTTTGCAGACCTAACCATATATTTAAAATCTATAATTAAATTATCTAATACTCTATCTATACTTATAGGTTCATTACCCGCTTCAACTATTTCTGTTGTTTCTAAATAACTTTTAAAATTAGATAACGGTCTTAATTCTAACGCCAATAATCTTTCGGCTATTTCATCTACTTCATCATTTAAATTTTCATAAATTTCATCTAATTGTTTGTGTAATGTGAAAAAACCTTTACCTTCTATATTCCAATGATAATTTTGAACTTTTTTTGATAACACAGATAAATCTGCTAAAAATTGATTTAATATTGCTTCCATTCTATTCATCTCCTTTTTTATTCTAATTTATATATATATTGTACCAAACTAAAAAATAAAAAGCAATTCATGATGAATATATTTATTTAAAAAATAAAGATGAGATTTCTCTCACCTTAATTTTATTTTACCAACTATAAGCTACTCCTATACGAGTTCCAACTTTGATATTTTTATTCATATCTCCCTTAACATTTATATCTCCATCTAATGATACATTATTTATAAACTTATATTTTGCTCCTAATCTTAATGAATAATCTACATATGATCTTTTTATCTTATGTTCATTTGATTCCAGATTTGTTTGTACTATCTTTTGGTCATTATACCCAAACGCTAATTTTGGTTCTACATATATTTTTGCTCTATTTATATTATAGGCTACTAATAATGAAGTTTCTCCAATTACTCCTACTCTTGCCTTTAAGTCTACATTTTCTGCTAGTTTTACCTTACTTGAATATGTTAAATATACTCCTAATCTTGGTTCTAATTCTAATTTATTTATTTTAAATAGTTTAGAATATCTTCCATAAATATCTACATTATGATTTAATTTACTATCTTTTGTCGCTATTCTATATCTTGCAAATCCTAAAAAATCTTTGTATTTTACATTTATACCTAATGCTACATTATGTGAAACTTTATTTTGATATTCTGCAAACCCACCTAAAATTAAATCTTTTTTAATCTCATGATTAGCACCTATTTGTACTCCACCTATTATATTTGCTCCATCTAATTTCTTACCATCTACCATATCTTGTAATACATTGATTAATGATTTAGAAAAATTAATATCAAAGAATGTATTCTCATTCACTCTATCTGCTATAGTTGTATCTGTATAATAGAATGCATCTGCTTCTTTCGCATATTCAGAAAGTTCTATTTTCATTACATTAATTTCATTTAATTTATCTTTAATCTCTTTTATTAATGCTTCTACTGCCGCCTTATCTAAATTTTTAACCTTTTCATCATTTACTTTTGTTTTTAAGGCATCTAATTTTGGTGATGGGTTAGCATCTAACTTATCAGCTTCTGCTTTTAATTCAGTCATTGCAGTATTTAAATCAGTTGCTTTTGTAACAACTTCATTTACTTTTGTTTCATCTGTTGCAGTATCTACTTCTTTTTTCAAAGCATCTTTTTGTGCTTGATTTAAATCAGATAACTTATCTATTTCTGCTTTTTTATCTATTTTTAATTTAGTTAATGCTGCATCTTTATCTGATAATTCTTTTAATTTATCTTTAATCTTTTTAGTTAATGCTTCTGTATCTGCTTTATTTAAATTAGTATCTTTTTTATCTTTTACTTCTGCTTTTAATTCATCTAATTCTGGTGATTTATTCTCATTTAATTTATCAATTTCTGCTTTTAATTCAGTCATTGCCGTATTTAAATCAGTTGCTTTTGTAGCAACTTCATTTACTTTTGCAGTATCTGTTGCATCATCTACTTCTTTTTTTAATGCTTCTTTTTGTGCTTGATTTAAATCAGTCAACTTATCTATTTCTGCTTTTTTATCTATTTTTAATTTTTCTAGTGTATCACCTTTAATTAATAATTTTAATTCTGGCACAGTACTTATATTAGCAAATCTAGGGTCTTCACTGGCTTTTTTTGATTTATTGAATATGAAAACACATTCAGTTAAACTACCTACTTCCCAATTATTTATATTTGGATTTGCGGCTTTTGCCTCATAAAACATATTAGACATATTTTTTACTTTTTTTACATCCCAGTTACTTACATCTGGGTCTGCAATAAGAGTATCTCTAAACATAAATGACATATCAGTTACTTTACTTGTATTCCAACTACTTACATTTGGATTTGCACTTTTCGCACCCATAAACATTTCTTTCATATTAGTTACATTTTCTGTATTCCAATCTTCTACATTTGGATTTGCTTTATGAGAAAAATAGAACATAAATTGCATGTCAGTTACTTTACTTGTGTCCCAATTAGTTGTATCTGGGTTTGCATTTGTTGTGCTAGAAAACATATAAGCCATATTTGTAACATTACTTGTACTTATATCTTTATTAATTATTATTTTATTTCTATATAAATTAAATAAATTACTAGAATCATCTGGGAACATTAATGCTGCATCTTTTAATTCTATTGTTATATTTTCGTTATCTTTTGTAGTAAGTGTTTCGTCTCTAAATTTTTCTTTATTTATTTTACCATTTCCAGTTACAATATATTTATCTCCTATTTTTTTAAGAAATACTGTTCCTGGTACTTCCCCTATATCTTTTTTATCTAAATCTTGTAATTTTTCATTAATTTTTTTTATTAATGCATCAATATCATCTTTACTTAAATTCTCATCTTTTTTAGTTTTAACTTCACCTTTTAGAGTCTCTAAACTTGGTGCTGTATTAGCATTTAATTTATCAATTTCTATTTTTAATTTATTCATAGCATTATTTAACTCATCTGCTTTTTTGTTTACAGGTGCTATATCTTTAAGTTCAGTTTTAGTATCTACTTCTGCATTCAATGATTTTTTTTGTTCATTATTTAAAGCTGTAAAAGCATTATTTTTTTCTTTTGCCTTTGTTTTCTTATATTCTAATATTTCATTTTTATTATATAGTTTAGGCATTCCTTGAATAACCCAAATCTCTGCTTTTTTATCAACTATATCTATAAATCTATCTCCACCAGTAATTGGATTACATGTTGAATCTCCAAAACAATCTTTATTTGACCATTTATTATTATCAATATTAGCAAATATTAATCCCATCTTAGTTACGTTATCTGGTAAATTAACATTAAATACTCTACCAAAATCATCTTTTTCATTTGATGAAAAAACTCCGTTTTGAGTATCATTGTCTTTATTCCAAACATATACCTTTCTATTTTTACTATCAAGTTCTTCATAGTGTATTTTAGCATCAATCGTTCCACTTGCTATAACTTTTTGCGATAATCCCATAATACTTATAAAGTAAAATAAAAATAATAATTTTTTCAAAATTCCCTTTATTTTCATACGCACATTCCCTTTCTTTAATTTAATTTTTTTCAATTTATTTCACTTCAACCTGTGAAACCGTTTTCAATTTTAATTATATCTCGATTATAATTTTTGTCAAATTTTAATTCAAAAAAATTCCCTTTTTCAAAAAATATATTATTTCATATTTTTAGAGTATTGCATATCAAACTTAAAATTATCACTTCAAAAAAAAAGATGAGATTTCTCTCATCTTAATTTTTTATAAATCCTTATTTTCAAAACCATATGGTAATATTTCTGAAACTAAAAATTCTTTTATTTTATCTGATTTTGTTGTCGCTAATATTACTTTTGTCTTATCAGTTGAAAATTCTGATATAACTTGCCTACACGCTCCACAAGGACTTATCGGTCTATCAGTATTTGCAATCACAATCACCTTTTGAATATTTTTCATGCCATTAGTTATAGCGGTGGTAACTGCATTTCTTTCTGCACAAAGTGAAGATGGGTATGCTGCATTTTCTACATTTACACCTTCATAACTATTACCCAATTCATCTATAACTATTGCTGCTACTGGAAAATTTGAGTACGGACAATATGCATTTTTTAAAAGTTTTTCAGCCTTTTCTATATATTTTTTATTATCCATATTATTCCCTTCTAAAAACTTATTGCTGTTTCTAATGCTGTTACTATCATATCGTTGAATGTTAATTGTCTTTCTTCTGCACTTGTTGATTCACCTGTTACTAGTGAATCACTTATTGTTAGTAATGTTAATGCCTTTACTCCAAATTTTGCTGCTGTTGTATATAGTTGTGCAGTTTCCATTTCAACACATATTACTCCAAAATCAGCCCATTTTTTCCATGCATCTTTATCATCACCATAGAATGTATCACTAGTTAAAATATTTCCTGCTTTTACACTTAATCCTTTTTCTTTTGCTACTTCATAAGCTTTGATAAATAGTTCAGAATCAGCACAAGGTGCAAAATCCGCTCCATTAAATCTTAATTTATTGATATTTGAATCAGTTGAACTAGTCATTGCAAGAACTACGTCTCTAATTTTAACGTCTTTTCTCATTGAACCTGCTGTACCTATTCTCATTAAAATTTTACAACCATATTCTGTTATTAATTCATGTGAATATATACCTATTGAAGGTACTCCCATTCCTGTTCCTTGAACTGAAACTTTTTTTCCTTTATATGTTCCTGTAAATCCTAACATACCCCTTACATTATTATATTGAACTACATTTTCTAAAAATGTTTCAGCAATATATTTTGCTCTTAACGGATCTCCTGGTAATAATACTATTTCTGCTACATCGCCTTTATTTGCTCCTATATGTGGTGTTGCCATTTTAATTTCCTCCTTAATATTCTTCTGTTGATTTTATACCTTCTACTATTGCTATACCTGATGAAGTTCCTAATCTTTCTGCACCTAATTCTATATATTTTTGTGCAGTTGCAAGATCTTTAACTCCACCCGATGCTTTTACTTTTGCATTATCTTTAACTATATTTTTCATTAATTTAACATCTTCAAATGTTGCTCCACCTGTTCCAAATCCAGTTGAAGTTTTAACAAAATCTGCTCTTGCATTTAATGATAATTTACATGCTATTTCTTTTTCTTCTTGTGTTAAATAACAAGTTTCTATTATTACTTTTAATACATTATTCCCTATAGCTTCTTTGATTTCTCTTATTTCAGATTCTACATAATCAAATTCACCAGATTTTAACATACCTACATTTATTACCATATCTATTTCACTTGCACCATCAGCTATTGCTTTTTTTGCTTCAAATACTTTAACTTCTTTAGACATTGCTCCTAATGGAAAACCAACTACTGCTGCTATTTTAACATTAGTTCCTTCTAAATTTTTAGAGCATCTTGATACATAAGAACCATTTACACAAACTGAATAAAATTCATATTTCTTTGCTTCTTCACATAATTTATCAATATCTTTAAATGTTGATACTGCCTTTAAAACTGTATGATCAATATATTTATTTATTTTCATACTAATCCCCCTTATTTTACTATATTTACCTATTCTACTAAACTTCCCTACTCTATTATATTTAATATTGCTTTAGGTTTTTCTACCTTTTTATTTTCTATCACATAAGCATCTTTAATGTTGTTTATAGCATCTTCTAAGAATTTACTATCATTATACATTATTTTTACTATAATTTCATCTTTTTCAACATAATCTGAAACTTTTTTAATTACTTTTAGACCAACACTATGATCAATTATTGATTCAGCTGTAGTACGACCTGCTCCTATAATAGCAGCGGCAATTCCTATTTCTTCTGTTTTTATACTAGTAACATAACCTGATTTATCTGCTTTTACTTCATATTCAAATTTAGCTTTTGGTAATAATGAATAATCATTTACTATTTCTCCATTACCCCCACTTAATATTATAAATTCTTTTAATTTATTTAGTGCTGAGCCATCTTCTATAACTTTATCAATTAATTTATGCCCTTGTTCTAATGAAGAAATATCACCCTTAGCTTTTAATGCAAGACTAACTATA
It contains:
- the coaD gene encoding pantetheine-phosphate adenylyltransferase, whose product is MINRAIYPGSFDPITKGHLDIIKRAKNLTNELIIAVLYNSNKTNYWFSVDERIEQIKGSLIEANIDLKNIKIIAFDGLLVDLIEKENIDLLIRGLRAVSDYEYEVQINLTNELLTKKKFETIFLNASRKYLYLSSSVVKEVAINKGELNHFVTDNVKEMMEKKVRKINGKK
- a CDS encoding Dps family protein gives rise to the protein MEAILNQFLADLSVLSKKVQNYHWNIEGKGFFTLHKQLDEIYENLNDEVDEIAERLLALELRPLSNFKSYLETTEIVEAGNEPISIDRVLDNLIIDFKYMVRSAKEIKVLADDEEDYGTSAIIDEFIINSEKLLWMLRASR
- the rnc gene encoding ribonuclease III — its product is MKKIEKLMKKIKYKFNDISLLEQALVHRSYVNENISENKKDNEKLEFLGDSVLNLITTEYIIDNFKKLNEGDLSKIKSQIISEAVFSKISQDIELGTYLYLSKGENLSGGRKRNSILGDAFEALIGAIFLDSDYYVTREVALRFLEDKINHLDEIEGVGDYKTQLQEYVQSVHKVTPKYNLLETSGPDHNKIFRVNVSINEEVIAEGVAKSKKRAEKEAAKKAMEKLGYL
- the deoD gene encoding purine-nucleoside phosphorylase is translated as MATPHIGANKGDVAEIVLLPGDPLRAKYIAETFLENVVQYNNVRGMLGFTGTYKGKKVSVQGTGMGVPSIGIYSHELITEYGCKILMRIGTAGSMRKDVKIRDVVLAMTSSTDSNINKLRFNGADFAPCADSELFIKAYEVAKEKGLSVKAGNILTSDTFYGDDKDAWKKWADFGVICVEMETAQLYTTAAKFGVKALTLLTISDSLVTGESTSAEERQLTFNDMIVTALETAISF
- a CDS encoding N-glycosylase/DNA lyase, which codes for MKLNEEILEINEKIKKDVDEKIASYKASFNYEPEKFYCEVAFCILTPQSKALSAWKIIETLDDNRLLYNGSYDEIVDYLNTIRFKNTKAKRLIMLRELMTVDGELNPKKVIMSSGKDIFEIRKWLVDNVNGMGLKEASHVLRNLGMGENIAILDRHILRVLKAVKVIDDIPNTLTYKKYLEIEEKMRDYSKKIGISMDRLDLVLWYRQVGYIFK
- a CDS encoding acyl carrier protein, which codes for MFEEIKEIILEQLDVNENEIQENTSLIEDLGADSLDVAEIISEIENKFEVELEKEKIEKIKTIKDIMEYLEK
- the cdd gene encoding cytidine deaminase, with amino-acid sequence MDNKKYIEKAEKLLKNAYCPYSNFPVAAIVIDELGNSYEGVNVENAAYPSSLCAERNAVTTAITNGMKNIQKVIVIANTDRPISPCGACRQVISEFSTDKTKVILATTKSDKIKEFLVSEILPYGFENKDL
- a CDS encoding HipA domain-containing protein, translating into MEIKNFDDIVKNGMSYSGNAGNKLGIYFENENWILKFPKKNIAYENTNILYTTNAISEYIGSHIYEILGYEVHKTKLGIRNNKLVVACKDFTDENIKLVELKFIYNDDLDEKELERESFKTGKTEYINILELCFIFDNNEKLNKIKGLKERFFDMLVIDAFISNNDRHLGNFGILKYKDKNTLAPIYDNGNSFFNKTEREKFQIMLNDEIKFNSILKGATIPYEFNGKQINPLVVISRLTFGKDDKNKSINEKMDNYLKKAILRNQPKIQKNIDKILKMIDEIPEQYNGIDIIYKQQKDFYKKLLKDRLEKIITPAFNELNN
- the deoC gene encoding deoxyribose-phosphate aldolase produces the protein MKINKYIDHTVLKAVSTFKDIDKLCEEAKKYEFYSVCVNGSYVSRCSKNLEGTNVKIAAVVGFPLGAMSKEVKVFEAKKAIADGASEIDMVINVGMLKSGEFDYVESEIREIKEAIGNNVLKVIIETCYLTQEEKEIACKLSLNARADFVKTSTGFGTGGATFEDVKLMKNIVKDNAKVKASGGVKDLATAQKYIELGAERLGTSSGIAIVEGIKSTEEY
- a CDS encoding BspA family leucine-rich repeat surface protein; the protein is MKIKGILKKLLFLFYFISIMGLSQKVIASGTIDAKIHYEELDSKNRKVYVWNKDNDTQNGVFSSNEKDDFGRVFNVNLPDNVTKMGLIFANIDNNKWSNKDCFGDSTCNPITGGDRFIDIVDKKAEIWVIQGMPKLYNKNEILEYKKTKAKEKNNAFTALNNEQKKSLNAEVDTKTELKDIAPVNKKADELNNAMNKLKIEIDKLNANTAPSLETLKGEVKTKKDENLSKDDIDALIKKINEKLQDLDKKDIGEVPGTVFLKKIGDKYIVTGNGKINKEKFRDETLTTKDNENITIELKDAALMFPDDSSNLFNLYRNKIIINKDISTSNVTNMAYMFSSTTNANPDTTNWDTSKVTDMQFMFYFSHKANPNVEDWNTENVTNMKEMFMGAKSANPNVSSWNTSKVTDMSFMFRDTLIADPDVSNWDVKKVKNMSNMFYEAKAANPNINNWEVGSLTECVFIFNKSKKASEDPRFANISTVPELKLLIKGDTLEKLKIDKKAEIDKLTDLNQAQKEALKKEVDDATDTAKVNEVATKATDLNTAMTELKAEIDKLNENKSPELDELKAEVKDKKDTNLNKADTEALTKKIKDKLKELSDKDAALTKLKIDKKAEIDKLSDLNQAQKDALKKEVDTATDETKVNEVVTKATDLNTAMTELKAEADKLDANPSPKLDALKTKVNDEKVKNLDKAAVEALIKEIKDKLNEINVMKIELSEYAKEADAFYYTDTTIADRVNENTFFDINFSKSLINVLQDMVDGKKLDGANIIGGVQIGANHEIKKDLILGGFAEYQNKVSHNVALGINVKYKDFLGFARYRIATKDSKLNHNVDIYGRYSKLFKINKLELEPRLGVYLTYSSKVKLAENVDLKARVGVIGETSLLVAYNINRAKIYVEPKLAFGYNDQKIVQTNLESNEHKIKRSYVDYSLRLGAKYKFINNVSLDGDINVKGDMNKNIKVGTRIGVAYSW